The Flavobacterium jumunjinense genome includes a region encoding these proteins:
- a CDS encoding phage tail protein, translated as MASSYPVGFYFQLSFKGEDAAFKEVSGISKELSMEEVVCGGENRFKYRLPTITTSQNLVLKRALIPEGSQLIDWCASTLDEGLANAITTHDVSVSLFNSDGSVSVMWTFHNAYPVKYSVSDLKSQENEIVIESIELAYTYFVITQDTSISDLFN; from the coding sequence ATGGCAAGTAGTTATCCGGTAGGGTTTTACTTTCAGCTCTCTTTTAAGGGAGAAGATGCAGCTTTCAAAGAAGTATCTGGTATTTCAAAAGAGTTAAGTATGGAAGAAGTAGTATGTGGTGGGGAGAATCGTTTTAAATACCGACTCCCTACTATTACCACGAGTCAAAACCTAGTACTCAAAAGAGCACTAATTCCAGAAGGATCACAACTCATCGATTGGTGTGCAAGCACTTTAGATGAAGGACTTGCCAATGCTATAACAACGCATGATGTATCTGTTAGTTTATTTAACTCAGACGGTTCAGTTTCGGTAATGTGGACATTTCATAATGCCTATCCTGTGAAGTATTCTGTATCTGATTTAAAATCACAAGAGAACGAAATTGTAATCGAATCTATCGAACTAGCCTATACTTATTTTGTAATAACACAAGACACTTCAATTTCCGATTTATTTAACTAG
- a CDS encoding phage tail protein: MAADDGSVEGATWPMPKFRFEVDLGTELTKVAFQEVSGMDVENQIIEYRKSNSPLFSTEKMPGITKYGNVTMKRGVFVNDNSFWDWHAQITMNTIKRRTVIIRLLDEKGDTTMQWQLNNAWPTKITSTDLKSDGNEVAVDTIEIAHEQLIITNGK, from the coding sequence ATGGCAGCAGATGACGGAAGCGTAGAAGGCGCAACATGGCCCATGCCAAAGTTCCGATTTGAAGTAGATCTAGGAACCGAATTAACAAAAGTAGCATTTCAAGAAGTATCAGGTATGGATGTCGAAAACCAAATCATTGAATACCGAAAAAGTAATAGTCCGCTTTTTTCAACAGAAAAAATGCCAGGTATTACCAAATATGGAAATGTTACCATGAAACGAGGTGTTTTTGTTAATGACAATAGTTTTTGGGATTGGCACGCACAAATAACCATGAATACCATTAAAAGAAGAACAGTAATCATTCGTCTTTTAGATGAAAAAGGAGACACCACCATGCAATGGCAATTAAACAATGCTTGGCCTACTAAAATTACCAGTACCGATTTAAAATCTGATGGAAATGAAGTAGCAGTGGATACCATTGAAATAGCACATGAACAACTGATAATAACTAATGGCAAGTAG
- a CDS encoding DUF5908 family protein: MPIEIRELIIKTEISSRNKVDDVSIKETEFYHLKKQLLEECKRMIAERTKKNSYKR, encoded by the coding sequence ATGCCAATAGAAATTAGAGAATTAATTATAAAAACAGAAATTTCTTCAAGAAATAAGGTAGATGATGTTTCTATAAAAGAAACTGAATTCTATCATTTAAAAAAACAATTGCTCGAAGAATGTAAAAGAATGATTGCAGAAAGAACTAAAAAAAATAGTTACAAAAGATAA
- a CDS encoding helix-turn-helix transcriptional regulator, which translates to MKEEKTIVIGCDQIDILSTLVELLGNIPDFLVNIISVSRISDLLSISKSIHPSLLILNFRNNQNTINDFNQFVNKPEIPMLCIIQKFDTNFCSWNNENIIFTFPIENIIKKTHFTSLIRSIFLLKKQQNSTKTTDSLVSQSIEKDLINTDRNMSRYVLELDQKIETLHTVKERIKTLCPNVDNSTRSELLSIVNAIKSSANDTHLWNDFKFYFEKTNPEFLLSLAEKHPKLTNKDLKYCCYLKMNMSNNDIRSLLGINQESVRTHKYRLKKKLQISKDLDLHTYLKAI; encoded by the coding sequence ATGAAAGAAGAAAAAACAATAGTAATTGGTTGCGACCAAATAGACATTTTATCAACTCTTGTTGAATTATTAGGAAACATCCCAGATTTTTTAGTGAATATCATTTCTGTTTCTCGTATTTCAGATTTACTAAGTATCTCTAAATCAATTCATCCATCTTTATTAATTCTCAATTTTAGAAACAATCAAAATACAATCAACGATTTCAATCAGTTTGTAAACAAACCCGAAATTCCTATGCTATGCATTATACAAAAGTTTGATACTAATTTTTGTTCTTGGAATAATGAAAATATAATTTTCACATTTCCCATTGAAAATATCATTAAAAAAACACATTTCACTTCCTTAATTCGTTCTATATTTTTATTAAAAAAACAACAGAACAGCACTAAAACAACGGATTCGCTAGTTAGTCAATCCATTGAAAAAGATTTAATTAATACAGACCGAAATATGAGTAGATATGTATTAGAATTAGATCAAAAAATTGAAACATTACACACTGTTAAAGAACGTATAAAAACTTTATGTCCGAATGTTGACAATTCTACTCGATCTGAATTATTATCTATTGTAAATGCAATAAAATCATCTGCAAACGATACCCATCTTTGGAATGATTTTAAGTTCTATTTTGAGAAAACTAATCCTGAATTTTTACTTTCATTAGCCGAAAAACATCCAAAGCTTACAAACAAGGATCTGAAATATTGTTGTTATTTAAAGATGAATATGTCAAATAATGATATTAGAAGTCTATTAGGCATTAATCAAGAAAGTGTTCGTACTCACAAATATCGTCTGAAGAAAAAACTACAAATTTCAAAAGATTTAGATTTACATACTTATTTAAAAGCAATATGA
- a CDS encoding DUF4255 domain-containing protein: MQSLQFTTKVLDQYIKNMYQLDESKVVLNNVIDNNGSIPTKNENKVVISLINIEQETLQPFYVRNQKLANDNYGDLNPTQRFNLNLLITSNFDDYNESLKFLNTVIQFFQTYVVLDATNFSNIPQGLNKLEFEIEKLNYNQMHNLWTAMGAKYQPSIVYKTRLITIQSFDNESFTTSINETNNNLQEL; this comes from the coding sequence ATGCAATCACTTCAATTCACTACTAAAGTTCTTGATCAATACATCAAGAATATGTATCAATTGGATGAGAGTAAAGTAGTATTGAATAATGTTATAGACAATAACGGTTCGATACCTACAAAGAATGAGAATAAAGTGGTAATCTCCTTAATCAATATTGAACAAGAAACGTTACAACCTTTTTATGTACGAAATCAGAAATTAGCTAATGACAATTATGGTGATTTGAATCCTACACAAAGATTCAATTTAAACTTATTAATAACCTCAAATTTTGATGATTATAATGAATCCTTAAAGTTTCTAAATACTGTAATTCAATTTTTTCAAACATATGTAGTACTAGATGCTACTAATTTCTCAAACATACCGCAAGGTCTAAATAAACTTGAATTCGAAATTGAAAAATTGAATTATAATCAAATGCATAATTTATGGACTGCAATGGGAGCAAAATACCAACCTTCAATTGTTTACAAAACTCGTTTAATTACTATTCAGTCATTCGACAATGAGAGTTTTACTACTTCAATTAATGAAACGAATAACAATCTTCAAGAATTATGA
- a CDS encoding CIS tube protein gives MGASLELMKITGYTDENFQQAFAGQPYTVMLNPENIKWQRGIEYNEQQAPNTSAPSQKYKSTPVEKLNFDLTIDCTGIVDSKRTKMSDEINALEKIIYTYNGTIHRPNFVKIQWGQSIVFKGVLKSMDTSYTLFKPDGSPLRAKLSLGFTEYISPESVEEIDAKKSPDITHLISVVEGNTLPQLCQKTWNDDSYYIQVAKYNDLNKFRNLKGGEKLIFPPIIQPI, from the coding sequence ATGGGAGCAAGTTTAGAATTGATGAAAATAACAGGATATACTGACGAAAATTTCCAACAAGCTTTCGCAGGCCAACCTTATACTGTTATGTTAAATCCTGAAAACATAAAATGGCAAAGAGGAATTGAATACAATGAACAGCAAGCCCCTAACACAAGTGCTCCATCACAAAAATACAAGAGCACTCCTGTTGAAAAATTAAACTTTGATTTAACTATAGACTGTACTGGTATTGTAGATTCTAAACGCACAAAGATGTCTGATGAAATCAATGCTTTAGAAAAAATAATATATACCTATAATGGAACAATTCACCGTCCTAATTTTGTAAAAATACAATGGGGACAAAGTATTGTCTTTAAAGGTGTTTTAAAATCAATGGATACATCCTATACCCTTTTCAAACCAGATGGAAGTCCATTAAGGGCCAAGTTATCTCTAGGTTTTACCGAATATATTTCTCCAGAAAGTGTAGAGGAAATAGATGCTAAAAAATCGCCCGATATTACTCACTTAATTAGTGTAGTAGAAGGCAATACACTACCTCAACTTTGTCAAAAAACATGGAATGACGATTCCTATTACATACAAGTGGCAAAATATAATGACCTTAATAAATTTAGAAACTTAAAAGGAGGAGAAAAATTAATATTTCCCCCTATAATACAACCTATATAA
- a CDS encoding phage tail sheath family protein: MIESNIKSPGVYINELNAFPNSVVPVATAVPAFIGYTPQASYEGKSYKNVAQKITSFAEFQAIYCFPDPAPPASPAKQYTPEYYLVKEKSQPEKGDYMLIDNAYYSIVPDPNTIYYLYNSIKLFYENGGGDAYIVSVGSYGAPSKNPMTPGEQIVNPNVQLSDLTKGLELLLNEQEPTMYICPEATLLSVDNNGTLMQQMLLQCTQMQTAVAIFDIIGGRNPDPIMYPNDIEAFRNNTGSQGLDYGTAYYPFIGTTIMQNQDIDYTNIFGGDTKQLDALLNPADNPNPSVASIMTNINNPSSGLTVTQNNNALINASKTYSLMIKHILFDANILPPSGGMAGVITTTDNQEGVWQAPANTSIVGVSSLPIRLSETQQGSLNVDAVSGKSINAIRFFNGLGILVWGARTLDGNSQDWRYLPVRRTMTFLEQSCKLAANAYVFEPNDKNTWEAVKAMISSFLTSIWKEGGLQGASASDAFSVACGLGTTMTSEDILNGFMKVSIKVAIVRPAEFIVLTFQQQMATSS; this comes from the coding sequence ATGATTGAATCTAACATTAAATCACCAGGAGTCTATATAAACGAATTGAATGCTTTTCCAAATTCGGTAGTTCCTGTTGCAACAGCAGTTCCTGCATTTATTGGCTATACGCCTCAAGCTTCATATGAAGGCAAGTCGTATAAAAATGTAGCACAAAAAATCACTTCATTTGCAGAATTTCAGGCTATTTATTGTTTCCCAGATCCGGCTCCACCAGCTAGTCCTGCAAAACAATACACACCTGAATATTATCTAGTAAAAGAAAAAAGTCAGCCCGAAAAAGGAGACTATATGCTAATTGATAATGCTTATTATTCTATTGTTCCAGACCCAAACACAATATATTATCTATACAATAGTATTAAACTATTTTATGAAAACGGTGGTGGTGATGCATATATCGTTTCAGTTGGATCATACGGTGCTCCATCTAAAAACCCAATGACACCTGGAGAGCAAATTGTTAATCCAAACGTACAATTAAGCGATTTAACAAAAGGATTAGAATTACTTCTAAATGAGCAAGAACCTACAATGTATATTTGTCCAGAAGCAACCCTTCTAAGTGTAGACAACAATGGTACATTAATGCAACAAATGTTATTACAATGTACACAAATGCAAACGGCTGTTGCTATTTTTGATATAATTGGAGGTCGAAACCCAGACCCAATTATGTATCCTAACGACATTGAAGCTTTTAGAAATAATACTGGCTCCCAAGGTTTAGACTACGGAACAGCTTATTATCCTTTTATAGGAACTACAATAATGCAAAATCAAGATATTGATTATACCAATATATTTGGTGGAGATACCAAACAACTTGACGCACTTTTGAATCCTGCTGATAATCCAAATCCAAGTGTTGCGAGTATCATGACAAACATAAATAATCCATCTTCTGGATTAACGGTAACTCAAAACAATAATGCTTTAATAAACGCCAGCAAAACATATAGTCTAATGATTAAGCATATATTATTTGATGCTAATATTTTACCTCCAAGTGGTGGAATGGCTGGTGTAATTACAACAACAGACAACCAAGAAGGTGTTTGGCAAGCTCCCGCAAACACTTCAATCGTTGGTGTTTCATCTTTACCAATTCGTCTTTCTGAAACACAACAAGGAAGTTTAAATGTTGATGCAGTTTCAGGAAAATCAATCAACGCTATTCGCTTTTTTAATGGTTTAGGAATTTTGGTTTGGGGAGCAAGAACCTTAGATGGAAATAGTCAAGACTGGAGGTACCTTCCAGTTAGAAGGACGATGACTTTTCTAGAACAGTCTTGTAAATTAGCAGCCAATGCTTATGTTTTTGAACCGAATGACAAAAACACTTGGGAAGCTGTAAAAGCAATGATAAGCAGTTTCTTAACTTCTATTTGGAAAGAAGGCGGACTTCAAGGTGCTTCTGCATCAGATGCTTTTTCTGTTGCTTGTGGATTGGGAACAACCATGACTTCTGAAGATATTTTAAACGGATTCATGAAAGTATCTATTAAAGTAGCAATAGTAAGACCTGCTGAATTTATCGTACTTACTTTTCAACAACAAATGGCTACTTCTAGCTAA